The DNA window AGAGAAAGTATTAAAGACTGGTAAACAAGCGCTGGTATTAGTCCCTGAAATAGGTCTCACACCACAGACTATTTCACGCTTCAAACGTCGTTTCAACGTACCTATTGTCGCGTTACACTCAGGTTTAAATGACGCTGAACGTCGTGAGGCTTGGCTTGAAGCACAAGCAGGTGTTGCAGGTATTGTCATTGGTACACGATCTGCAATATTTACCCCCATGCATGATTTAGGGGTGATCATTATTGATGAAGAACATGATGGGTCGTTGAAACAGCAAGAAACATTTCGTTATCATGCGCGAGACTTGGCCATCGTCAGAGCCCAGCGTAATAACATTGCCGTGGTATTAGGTTCAGCAACCCCTGCTTTAGAAACCCTACACAATGCCATGACAGGTAAATATAGTCACTTGCAGCTAACCCAACGCGCTGGTAATGCTCAGATGCCGAACCATCACCTCATCGACATCAAAAACCAGTCCTTAGACTCTGGCCTCTCTGCTGAGTTCATCGCATTAATGGCAACCCATTTAGCCGCAGGTAATCAAGTCCTGCTATTTCTGAACCGCCGTGGTTATGCGCCAGCAGTCATGTGCCATACCTGTGGTTCAATGGCTGAATGTCAGCGCTGTAATACCTATTACACCTACCATCAATCACGTAATATATTGCACTGTCATCATTGCGATGAACAATTTCCAAAACCACGTCGTTGCCCAAGTTGTGATTCCAATGAGATAATCACAGCTGGTTTTGGTACTGAACAGTTAGAAACTATGCTCAATAATCACTTTCCACAATACCCGATTATTCGTATTGATCGGGATAGTACCAGCCGCAAAGGCAGTTTAGAAAAATCATTAGAAGCCGTGCGCAAGCGAGAGTTCCGGATTTTGATCGGGACCCAAATGCTCGCCAAAGGTCATCATTTTCCAGATGTCACCTTGGTAGGACTCATTGATGTAGATAGCGCCCTGTTTAGCAGTGATTTTCGTGCCCCTGAAAAACTCGCGCAACTGCTTGTGCAAGTATCAGGTCGTGCCGGGCGTGCAGCCAAACAAGGGGAAGTGGCGATTCAGACCCATCATCCTGAACACGAACTTATTCAAGACCTAATCAATAACGGGTACAGTCATTTTGCCCAAACAGCATTACACGCCCGTTCTATGGCCAATTTACCGCCTTATAGCTTTCAAGCTTTATTCCGTGCCGAAGCTCATCAGTTTAGTGATGCCAACGCCTTTTTAGTCGAAATAAAACAGCTTGTTCAAGAGTATAACCACAACTCACAACTGCTTTGTTTAGGTCCGATGCCTGCCCCAATGGAGAAACGTGCGGGTAAGTACCGTTTACAATTATTGCTGCAAAGTCCACAGCGTCAGCACATCACTCATCTATTACGCCAAATAATGCCCAAAATAGAAGCATTAAAGTCTGCACGTAAAGCCCGTTGGTCATTAGACGTAGATCCAACTGAAATGTTGTAATGATATCGGCATTTATCCATTGATTAGCTAGTCAAATGCCCCTAATCACGCTAAAATGATCGGTCTATTTCACTCATCATTGCTAGTTAAGAGAATCCATGAAAGAGCATATTATACAGCTGCTAGAGCAGACAGTTACGATCTTAAAAGAACAACAAATCATTCCTGCAGATGCACAACCTCGCATTGCAGTAGATCGTACCCGCGACAAAGCTCATGGTGATTTAGCAACAAATTTAGCAATGATGATGGCAAAACCTGCGAAGAAGAATCCGCGTGAATTAGCACAATTAATCATTGATAATCTGCCAGAATCAGACTTAGTAAACCGTACTGAAATCGCAGGACCAGGTTTCATCAACATTTTCTTAAACCAAAACTGGTTAGCGCAACAGATTGATATCGCGCTTGAAGACGATAACCTTTCAGTGCAAAAAACAACAACACCAGATAACGTCGTTGTTGATTTATCATCACCAAATTTAGCCAAAGAAATGCACGTAGGTCACTTACGCTCATCAATCATCGGTGATTCTGTAGCACGTACATTAGAACTACTTGGTCATAACGTTATCCGTCAAAACCACGTAGGCGATTGGGGTACTCAATTCGGTATGCTCCTAGCATACATGGAAGAAAAACGAGCTGAAGATGCAGAAATCAGTATGCAACTTTCAGATCTAGAAGTCTTCTACCGCGCAGCAAAAGGCCGTTTCGACGAGTCAGAAGATTTTGCAACACGCGCTCGCGAAATGGTAGTAATGCTGCAATCAGGCGATGAAGAATGCAATAAGTTATGGCAAGAATTCAATGATGTATCACTTGCACATTGTCATGACATCTACAAACGTCTAAACGTGAAATTAACCCGTGAAGACGTGCGTGGAGAAAGCTTCTACAACAGCGACCTACATAACGTTGTTAACGAACTTGAAGCACAAGATCTACTCACAGAGTCAAACGGCGCTAAATGCGTATTCTTGGATGAATTCAAAAATAAAGACGGTGATCCACTACCTGTAATCATTCAGAAAAATGGCGGTGGTTTCCTATATGCGACAACAGATCTTGCAGCAATGCGCTTCCGTCAACAGAAACTGAATGCTAACCGTATTATGTATTTTGTTGACCAACGTCAAGCCCTACATTTCCAGCAAGTATTCTTTGTAGTACAAAAAGCCGGTTTCGTTAAACCAGAAACATCGTTAGAACACCTTGGTTTTGGTACCATGAACGGTGCAGATGGTCGCCCATTCAAAACCCGTTCAGGTGGTACTGTTAAGCTAGTTGATCTGTTAACAGAAGCAGAAGAGCGCGCTTATATACTCGTAAAATCGAAAAACCCAAACCTTGCAGAAGATGAACTTAAACACATCGCACGTGTTGTTGGTATTTCATCGGTTAAATACGCAGATTTATCTAAGAACCGTAGCAGTGACTACATTTTCAACTTTGACTCAATGTTAAGTTTTGAAGGTAATACGGCCCCTTACCTACTTTACGCTTGTACGCGTGTTGGTAGTATCTTCAATAAAGTCGATGCCGAAACAGTCGAAAAATTAGCTACAGCGAAGGTACAACTGAACGAAGATAAAGAGCAAGAGCTAGCCGGTAAACTTATTCAGTTTAACGAAATTGTTCATCAAGTAGCAAAACGTGCGACACCAAACACGTTATGTACTTACCTGTTTGAATTAGCGGGTGTATTCTCAAGTTTCTATGAAGCTTGCCCGATCTTAAGTACTGAAGACGAAGATGTTAAACTAAGCCGCTTAAAACTGGCGCAGTTAACGGCTAAAACACTTAAACAAGGCCTGGATCTTCTGGGTATTGAAACTTTGGAACGCATGTAAATTATGGCTCGTAAGGATTACGCCGGGCATGCCCCAAAGCCGAGAAAGAAGCGTAGTGCTAAAAAAGCACCACCTGCTAAAAAGAAACGCCCAGTGTTGGCTATCTTGCTGTTCTTATTGCTTGCGATTGGCTTGGGCTATTTTTTAGCTCAAATCAGTGGCACCGCAGAAAAATCGGTTTCAAAACCGGTAAAACAAACACAACCGAAAAAGCTAAAGGTAAAACCATTACCCGAAAAGCCAAAGGAAGTGTGGCAATACCCACAAGACTTACAAGAAAAAGAAGTCATTGTCGAAGTACCGCCACAGCAAGACACCGGTATTCGTTATCAAATGCAATGTGGTTCGTTCCGTCAACAATCACAAGCTGAAGCGATGAAAGCAACAATAGCCTTCCAAGGCTACACAGCCAACGTTCGCCACACAGGTAATTGGTATCGCGTGGTTTTAGGTCCTTACGAACGTAAACGTACAGCAGAAAAAGAGCGCCACCAAATTAAACGCGCAGGTGTCACAACTTGTGAAATTTGGCAGTGGAAGCCTTGAAAAACTAAATAGATATACCCACCTTAGTTTGTATATTGTAATGAAATCGCTTCATATCATATGAGGCGATTTTTTTACCTAGCATTTTTTACCTAACATAATAAAGCGTAGCTAGCTGCAACCAGCTGCGCTTAATTTAGAGTGGAGTTTATCGTGACTACTATTGTATCTGTACGCCGTGAAGGCAAAGTCGTAATGGCCGGAGACGGGCAAGTTTCTCTTGGCAACACGGTAATGAAAGGCAACGCAAAAAAAGTACGTCGTTTATACAACGGCCAAGTTATCGCAGGTTTCGCCGGTGGTACTGCTGACGCATTTACCCTAATCGAACGTTTTGAAGCTAAATTACAAGCTCACCAAGGTAACCTAGAGCGTGCCGCTGTAGAGCTTGCTAAAGATTGGCGCACCGACAAAATGTTACGTAACTTAGAAGCCTTACTGGCTGTAGCAGATAAAAAAAGTTCTTTCATCATCACAGGTAATGGCGACGTAGTGCAACCAGAGAATGATATTATTGCTATCGGATCTGGTGGTAATTTTGCCCAAGCATCAGCAATGGCATTATTAGAGAACACCGAGTTAGACGCTGAACAGATCGCTAAGAAATCCCTGACTATTGCAGGTAATATCTGTGTATTCACAAACGGTTTCCATACAGTTGAAACTATCGATTACTAAATTTTACCGAATTAAAGGAAGTTTATTATGTCGTCAATGACACCAAGAGAAATCGTTTCTGAATTAGATCGTCATATTATCGGTCAACAAAATGCCAAGCGAGCCGTAGCAATTGCCCTACGTAACCGCTGGCGCCGCATGCAGTTAGATCAAGAACTTCGCCAAGAAGTATCACCAAAAAACATTTTGATGATCGGTCCAACGGGTGTCGGTAAAACAGAGATCGCACGTCGTTTAGCCAAACTAGCCAACGCCCCTTTTATCAAAGTGGAAGCTACTAAATTTACTGAAATTGGTTATGTCGGTAAAGAAGTTGAGCAAATCATCAAAGACCTAACCGATGTTGCAGTTAAACTGACACGCGAACAAGAAATGAAAAAATACCATGTTCGCGCAGAAGAAAATGCCGAAGATCGCGTATTAGATGCCTTACTACCAAACCCACGTAACAACTGGGGCGAAGAAGAAAAAGCCAGTAATGATAATACCCGTCAGATCTTCCGCAAAAAATTACGCGAAGGTAAATTAGACGACAAAGAAATTGATATTGAAATCGCCGCACCACAAATGGGCGTTGAGATAATGGCGCCTCCAGGTATGGAAGAAATGACCAATCAATTACAAGGTATGTTCCAAAATTTATCAGGCGGTTCAACGACTAAAACACGTAAGATGAAAGTAAAAGAAGCTTTCAAACAACTTGTTGAAGACGAAGCAGCAAAACTGGTTAACCCTGAAGAATTAAAAGAAAAAGCAATTTATGCCGTAGAGAATAACGGTATCGTATTCCTTGATGAAATCGATAAGATCTGTAAACGCAGCGATTCAAATGATGGGGGTGTATCACGCGAAGGTGTACAACGTGATTTATTACCGCTTATCGAAGGTTCAACAGTAACAACCAAACACGGTATGGTGAAAACAGATCACATCTTATTTATTGCATCAGGTGCTTTCCAAGTAGCAAAACCGTCAGACCTGATCCCTGAATTACAAGGTCGTCTACCTATTCGAGTTGAATTGGATGCACTTAAAGCAGAAGATTTTGTGCGAATCCTAACCGAGCCAAACGCATCATTAACAGAACAATACATTGCGATGCTAAAAACTGAAGGTGTGGATGTTAACTTCACTCAAGAAGGTATTGATGGTATCGCCAATGCAGCGTGGAACGTCAACGAAAAAACCGAAAATATCGGTGCTCGTCGTTTACACACAGTGATGGAACGCTTAATGGAAGAAATTTCATTCGATGCATCAGATAAAAATGGCGAAAAGCTTGTAGTTGATGGTGATTATGTAGGTAAATACCTAAACGAACTAGTCGAAGATGAAGATCTAAGTCGTTATATTCTTTAATTTATTCATAATGGTGCACTGTAATTAAACTAAAGAAAAAGGCGCTTATCATAGCGCCTTTTTCTCATTCAATACTGTGTTTAGCGACGATGCAACAATGCACTCTGGTTAGCCTCTATCGGCTTAATCTTTTCTGAATTCTGACACCAATGACAACGAATCCGTCGTAGTGAGTTTAGTTTCTTTTTCAGTTTAGATCGCTTCATTGGCAGCCCTCTCATTATCAAAATATGATCAGTATTCTCAGTCCAAATAAGATTAGTTCAGCTTTTCTAAAATACCAACAGCTCCACAGTACAATTCATGCAATTTAACCCATTATAGATAAAACACAACCTCCCTTCTTCCCTGCTCATCTCTTATTGCCTCATTCAAATATCGAATGAAATAATTCCCAATCAAAATATCAGACACTCACCACAAAATAACTGATTATCCATATACAGTTTTAATAATAAATATATTTACGAGCAGTTATGTCGCAATTTTACCCATCAAATTATGATAGGCTAAAGAAAGACTCTCACAAATAAAATTACTAAGAAGCTTCTGCAACCTATGTCCACTAAATATCCATGTGTCGAATTTGATAATCCATATAATTTAACCACTGAATCACAACTTGCAGATAAGTATCATGATGAAATATCGCAATTTTGGGATGCTACGATCGTAGAGCATTCACTACAAGGCGTTGATAACATTACTTTACGTTATGTATCGGCAATCATGAATAAAACAGGCCCAGCAATTGTACTCTTAGGTGGTCGTTCAGAGTCTTATCAAAAGTTTCGGGAATTAATCTTTGATCTGTGCCAACAAGGCTACTCAGTATATTGCTTAGATCACCGCGGACAAGGCATGTCAGATCGCCTACTTAAAAATCCCCACAAAGGCCATGTTGAAAATTTCCGTGATTACGTGACTGACTTAAGGCTATTCATTGACAAAGTAATAAGCCCAAGTAAACATAATAAACGATATTTACTTTGTCACTCTATGGGCGGCGCAATTGCGAGTTTATATTTACAAAGTTACCATCACGACTTTGATGCAGCAGTGCTAGCATCACCTATGTTTGGCATTAACTTTGGTCAGATTCCTCGTCCTATTGCCAACGTTTATAGCCGTGCTATGCATATTGTAAATAAAATTATTCATACAGAATCTTTTTATGCGCCAGGTAAAGGGGACTTTACACACTCACCATTTGAAAATAATCAGCTAACACAAAGCCCGTTACGATTTGATATTTTCCGCCGTAGCTACGGTTTTTACCCGCAAACCCAATTAGGTGGTCCTACAATTAATTGGCTACAACAAAGCATTAAAGCCTGTCGTCGTGCAATTCAGTATGCAGGAAACATTAAAACGCCTACATTGATCTTACAAGCAGGTGGTGATGAAGTGGTACTTGCTGAAGCACAGCAGCAGTTCTGTCGGGCATTAAGCCATGAAAACAATCGACACCAACCAGCAGAGCCAGTTTTAATTCCTGGCGCTGCACACGAATTATTCTTAGAAACGGATATTTTTAGGATCCCTGCGCTAACAGTAGCATTAAATTATTTTGCCAAACATTAAGCTCATTACTACGGACAGTAATCATGATAGAACTATTTTAGATATATAAAATAAAGTAAATATTGAGGTTAAGATGTATAAAGTTATCGTTTCTGATTTAGATGGTACGTTGCTGACGCCTGCACACATAGTCTCAGAACAAACCAAAATCACGATTCACAAGCTACTTAAGCAAGGTAAAAAATTTATCATTGCCACTGGCCGTCACAATGTCGACGTTGAAGCTATTAGAAAAACTATCGATGCTGAAATTTATCTCATTACCTCCAATGGTGCGAGAGTTCACAACGACAAAGGTGAACTGATTTACAGTAAAAATGTGCCGACTGATATAGCACAAATAATTGCTGAAATTGATTTACCGGATACGATCCAAGCCAATATTTACCGCGATGATGAATGGTTTGTAAATAAACCTAATCCAGAAATCCTCAACTTTAGTCAGGATTCTACTTTTAGCTACCAGGTCGTTGACCTATCCAAATTAGAAAAGACTGGTATCGCAAAATTCTTTTTCTGCGGTCCCCATGAAGATCTAGTGACGCTAGCAGCACAGATAAACGAACAATACAGTACAAAACTCAATGTTTCATTCTCGCTACCCGAATGCCTAGAAGTAATGGACATCAAAGTCAATAAAGCTGAAGCCCTTACTGAAGTACTTAAAATAAAAGGCTTCACAATGGCAGAAACAATTGCTTTTGGCGATGGTATGAATGATTTAGAGATGCTACAAGCCGTTGATAAAGGCTTAATAATGGGAAATGCTTCAACCATGCTGAAAGCAGCCCTACCCAATTTTGAACTGATAGGTCATTCAGCAGAAGACGGTGTAGCCCACTATATTGAAAAAAACATATTGTAGTTAATAATAGCTAACTGCATAATAAATTAGGATTAGTTACCAAGAAAGGAATTCTCGGTAACTAACTAGTAGCTAACAATTTAATAATCTCTCGATATCAAGGATGAATTATGCTTCGAGTTATGACCTACCTCTGCCTATTTATAATCACAGGCTGTGCACAACAGCACCACCTAATTATAATGAACAGTCCTTATTCGCTAAACGCCAGCAAACAGTATACGCCAAAGCGAACACTCAGCTCACTGTCGTCAATATCAGAGCTTCACAAGGTACAAAATACCCCAATCATCCCAGAAAAATACGCTAATTTCAGTGGCGTAGTGACAATCACAGCTAACCAACGCACAATACGCTTATGCCACAATGACGCAATATTTAACCTTCAACCCAACAATCATTTATTAGCCCAAATTAAGCGCTTAAATCAAAGTAATGCCTATATCGAATTTGAAGGGCAAATAAACCAATCACTACAATCTCATCATCAACGTGCAGAAATCACTATTGAACAACTGCATTATTTATCCAATCAAAATAATAATACTTGTCGTATGACAACCTCAGCACCCAATTTTGAAGTCATCGGTACAGAACAGAACTGGGTTGGTTACGGTCAAGACAATATATTCAGATTCGTCATTAAAGATTTAAACAGTAAATGGTCAATTAATAAAAGTGTTATCACAAAAGGCTTAAAGGCATTTGTCGAAACACAAGATAGTGATGGAAAGCAGCTAAATATATCCTTCACAGGTAACGGTTGTATCGATAACAATAATAATTACTGGCAGTACGAAACCAAATTACTTATAAATAAAAAACAAATAAAAGGCTGTGGTAAATATCCTAATCATCAAGAAAATACACAAGCATGGATTGGTAATTACCATTACAAAAACAGTAATGTCACGATTGAACTCGAACTTGCAGAGTATCATCAAGCTAACGTAAAATATCACTATCGCAATGGCACAACCCAACATAGTCGTGGTTATTGGCATTTTTATGGTTCATCAGGTCTAAAACTATTACTCACTCAACATCAAGGTAAAAAAGCCAATGTTGTCTACCACTTCAGACGTGATGGAGTCAGGTTACAAGCAAGCCAACAATGGCGGGATAACACAAAATATAGCTTTAATGGGGCAATACTGACACTGGACAGAATGGACGATAAGATTGAATCATTTACTACAATAGGACTTATACCGAGAGTCCGACACTTCCAATCTAAAACTATTCCCTCTCCAACCGTAAGTACTTCCGCAATCAACAAGGCCGTCAAACGCTATTTTGCGATGCATAAGACCAAAACAGATAAATCAAAATACTGGTTTAGTGAATATGACTTAAATGGTAACTGTAACAAAGACTTATTAGTCATGATCGACTGGTGTAAAAAGGATGGTTGTGTTTTATTAGTATTCGAGAATAAATTAAACCGTTATAAGTTTGTCAGTCGTATCGCACAAGTCCAGGCACCAATCCAGATAAGTAAGACTCAACAGCATCAATGGCAAAGTTTGTTAATTAAAAAGAATCAAAACTGGCAGCAACTAGACTTTGATGGGATCAGCTATCCAGCCAAAGTCACTAATGGTAAACCGGCAAAAATAGACCAATTTACACAAATACTGCTAATGACCAACTCACTAACTGCGGATAATAGCATTTATATAAAATAAACATCGATACGATATAACAAACTTATATTCACAACATAATTAGAATAGATGGTTAATTTTCGTAAGGACATGAAAGTTAACTTATAATTTCTAAATGACATGATATACATTAACCTATTATATTCTTTTACTTATATAGGTTTAATGTGTCTGATTTTACTTACCCCACTACCAATAAAGGTTTTGCATTAAAATTAATTGATGATCGCCAAGCATTATCATCTCAACGGATCGAGTTAAAAGAAAAGCCACTGCCTAAACTAAAATCAGGGCAGGTATTAATAAAAATGTTAGCTGCGCCAGTCAATCCATCCGATCTAGTATACTTATTAGGTCGGTATGGCATCGCGCCCGTTGATTCTGCATTTGTTGGATTCGAAGGTTGCGGTGTTGTCGTAAAAGCCAATGCTGGATTATACGGTAAATGGCTGGAAGGCAAGCGGGTATCATTGTCTGCAGTACCAGGCCTAGATGGTGTATGGGCTGAATATGCTATTACGAGTGCCAACTACTGCCTACCGATAAGAAAAGACATTAGCGATGAGCAAGCATCTACTATTATCGTTAATCCATTAACATCTATTTGTATGATTGATCGCGCCATCGAACTCGGAGCTAAAGCAGTAATAATTAATGCGGCAGCCAGCCAAGTCGGTAAAGGAGCTATTCGTTATGCCAAAATGCATAACCTAAAAACCATAGCGACAGTTCGCAGTGTCTCAAATGTCAATGTATTAGAAAAGTTAGGGGCAGATTGCGTATTGTTAACCACTGCCGACGATTATAAGCAACAGTTAACCGATGCTTGTCAGCGTATAAAGCCAACCGTGCTATTAGACGCAGTTGCTGCACTGGATACACCGCAAATACTTCACGCAATGCCAAAACGATCAACAGCAATCGTTTATGGAC is part of the Moritella viscosa genome and encodes:
- the priA gene encoding primosomal protein N', producing MPVVAVAVPIHLSRTFDYTYSDNEHIQPGMRVCVPFMNKQLVGITLETKNGSEFPLEKLKPIINVLDDNAILSTDMLAFFSWCADYYHYPIGEVIAQALPVLLRKLESAKLNSYTFWQLTDNAHELTAQELNRLTPAQLQTIKLLAETGLTQSHLKLANIKSTTIKALQDKGLISQEYIEVQDNDAQHWRQNLVISDNRPSLNTEQAITIAAIDINHFATYLLDGVTGSGKTEVYLNVIEKVLKTGKQALVLVPEIGLTPQTISRFKRRFNVPIVALHSGLNDAERREAWLEAQAGVAGIVIGTRSAIFTPMHDLGVIIIDEEHDGSLKQQETFRYHARDLAIVRAQRNNIAVVLGSATPALETLHNAMTGKYSHLQLTQRAGNAQMPNHHLIDIKNQSLDSGLSAEFIALMATHLAAGNQVLLFLNRRGYAPAVMCHTCGSMAECQRCNTYYTYHQSRNILHCHHCDEQFPKPRRCPSCDSNEIITAGFGTEQLETMLNNHFPQYPIIRIDRDSTSRKGSLEKSLEAVRKREFRILIGTQMLAKGHHFPDVTLVGLIDVDSALFSSDFRAPEKLAQLLVQVSGRAGRAAKQGEVAIQTHHPEHELIQDLINNGYSHFAQTALHARSMANLPPYSFQALFRAEAHQFSDANAFLVEIKQLVQEYNHNSQLLCLGPMPAPMEKRAGKYRLQLLLQSPQRQHITHLLRQIMPKIEALKSARKARWSLDVDPTEML
- the argS gene encoding arginyl-tRNA synthetase codes for the protein MKEHIIQLLEQTVTILKEQQIIPADAQPRIAVDRTRDKAHGDLATNLAMMMAKPAKKNPRELAQLIIDNLPESDLVNRTEIAGPGFINIFLNQNWLAQQIDIALEDDNLSVQKTTTPDNVVVDLSSPNLAKEMHVGHLRSSIIGDSVARTLELLGHNVIRQNHVGDWGTQFGMLLAYMEEKRAEDAEISMQLSDLEVFYRAAKGRFDESEDFATRAREMVVMLQSGDEECNKLWQEFNDVSLAHCHDIYKRLNVKLTREDVRGESFYNSDLHNVVNELEAQDLLTESNGAKCVFLDEFKNKDGDPLPVIIQKNGGGFLYATTDLAAMRFRQQKLNANRIMYFVDQRQALHFQQVFFVVQKAGFVKPETSLEHLGFGTMNGADGRPFKTRSGGTVKLVDLLTEAEERAYILVKSKNPNLAEDELKHIARVVGISSVKYADLSKNRSSDYIFNFDSMLSFEGNTAPYLLYACTRVGSIFNKVDAETVEKLATAKVQLNEDKEQELAGKLIQFNEIVHQVAKRATPNTLCTYLFELAGVFSSFYEACPILSTEDEDVKLSRLKLAQLTAKTLKQGLDLLGIETLERM
- a CDS encoding putative cell division protein FtsN; this translates as MARKDYAGHAPKPRKKRSAKKAPPAKKKRPVLAILLFLLLAIGLGYFLAQISGTAEKSVSKPVKQTQPKKLKVKPLPEKPKEVWQYPQDLQEKEVIVEVPPQQDTGIRYQMQCGSFRQQSQAEAMKATIAFQGYTANVRHTGNWYRVVLGPYERKRTAEKERHQIKRAGVTTCEIWQWKP
- the hslV gene encoding ATP-dependent protease HslV (heat shock protein HslV), with the translated sequence MTTIVSVRREGKVVMAGDGQVSLGNTVMKGNAKKVRRLYNGQVIAGFAGGTADAFTLIERFEAKLQAHQGNLERAAVELAKDWRTDKMLRNLEALLAVADKKSSFIITGNGDVVQPENDIIAIGSGGNFAQASAMALLENTELDAEQIAKKSLTIAGNICVFTNGFHTVETIDY
- the hslU gene encoding ATP-dependent hsl protease ATP-binding subunit HslU (heat shock protein HslU); this translates as MSSMTPREIVSELDRHIIGQQNAKRAVAIALRNRWRRMQLDQELRQEVSPKNILMIGPTGVGKTEIARRLAKLANAPFIKVEATKFTEIGYVGKEVEQIIKDLTDVAVKLTREQEMKKYHVRAEENAEDRVLDALLPNPRNNWGEEEKASNDNTRQIFRKKLREGKLDDKEIDIEIAAPQMGVEIMAPPGMEEMTNQLQGMFQNLSGGSTTKTRKMKVKEAFKQLVEDEAAKLVNPEELKEKAIYAVENNGIVFLDEIDKICKRSDSNDGGVSREGVQRDLLPLIEGSTVTTKHGMVKTDHILFIASGAFQVAKPSDLIPELQGRLPIRVELDALKAEDFVRILTEPNASLTEQYIAMLKTEGVDVNFTQEGIDGIANAAWNVNEKTENIGARRLHTVMERLMEEISFDASDKNGEKLVVDGDYVGKYLNELVEDEDLSRYIL
- a CDS encoding putative lysophospholipase L2; the encoded protein is MSTKYPCVEFDNPYNLTTESQLADKYHDEISQFWDATIVEHSLQGVDNITLRYVSAIMNKTGPAIVLLGGRSESYQKFRELIFDLCQQGYSVYCLDHRGQGMSDRLLKNPHKGHVENFRDYVTDLRLFIDKVISPSKHNKRYLLCHSMGGAIASLYLQSYHHDFDAAVLASPMFGINFGQIPRPIANVYSRAMHIVNKIIHTESFYAPGKGDFTHSPFENNQLTQSPLRFDIFRRSYGFYPQTQLGGPTINWLQQSIKACRRAIQYAGNIKTPTLILQAGGDEVVLAEAQQQFCRALSHENNRHQPAEPVLIPGAAHELFLETDIFRIPALTVALNYFAKH
- a CDS encoding putative haloacid dehalogenase hydrolase yields the protein MYKVIVSDLDGTLLTPAHIVSEQTKITIHKLLKQGKKFIIATGRHNVDVEAIRKTIDAEIYLITSNGARVHNDKGELIYSKNVPTDIAQIIAEIDLPDTIQANIYRDDEWFVNKPNPEILNFSQDSTFSYQVVDLSKLEKTGIAKFFFCGPHEDLVTLAAQINEQYSTKLNVSFSLPECLEVMDIKVNKAEALTEVLKIKGFTMAETIAFGDGMNDLEMLQAVDKGLIMGNASTMLKAALPNFELIGHSAEDGVAHYIEKNIL
- a CDS encoding putative lipoprotein; this encodes MLRVMTYLCLFIITGCAQQHHLIIMNSPYSLNASKQYTPKRTLSSLSSISELHKVQNTPIIPEKYANFSGVVTITANQRTIRLCHNDAIFNLQPNNHLLAQIKRLNQSNAYIEFEGQINQSLQSHHQRAEITIEQLHYLSNQNNNTCRMTTSAPNFEVIGTEQNWVGYGQDNIFRFVIKDLNSKWSINKSVITKGLKAFVETQDSDGKQLNISFTGNGCIDNNNNYWQYETKLLINKKQIKGCGKYPNHQENTQAWIGNYHYKNSNVTIELELAEYHQANVKYHYRNGTTQHSRGYWHFYGSSGLKLLLTQHQGKKANVVYHFRRDGVRLQASQQWRDNTKYSFNGAILTLDRMDDKIESFTTIGLIPRVRHFQSKTIPSPTVSTSAINKAVKRYFAMHKTKTDKSKYWFSEYDLNGNCNKDLLVMIDWCKKDGCVLLVFENKLNRYKFVSRIAQVQAPIQISKTQQHQWQSLLIKKNQNWQQLDFDGISYPAKVTNGKPAKIDQFTQILLMTNSLTADNSIYIK
- a CDS encoding alcohol dehydrogenase, with the translated sequence MSDFTYPTTNKGFALKLIDDRQALSSQRIELKEKPLPKLKSGQVLIKMLAAPVNPSDLVYLLGRYGIAPVDSAFVGFEGCGVVVKANAGLYGKWLEGKRVSLSAVPGLDGVWAEYAITSANYCLPIRKDISDEQASTIIVNPLTSICMIDRAIELGAKAVIINAAASQVGKGAIRYAKMHNLKTIATVRSVSNVNVLEKLGADCVLLTTADDYKQQLTDACQRIKPTVLLDAVAALDTPQILHAMPKRSTAIVYGRLTENHDPIGGQFGVSDVIFKDIKIEGFWLANYFAKSKPWHIYALSKKVQKLFAEGVFQTDIYGTFNFDTFSSALDHYANNKSDGKVILKFT